The window CGGCACGATGTTCGGATGGTCCGCCAGGGCGTCCCGGTACGAGTGCGCCCACGCGTGCAGGGCCCCGCGCCAGTCCGTGCCTCCGCCGTCGAACATCGACAAGTCGACCCGTGCGCTCACCGCGTCGGCCACCGCGTCCAGGATCTCGTCCTTGGTGCGGAAGTGGTTGTAGAGCGAGGGTCCGCTGACCCCGAGCGCGGCCGCCAGCCGCCGGGTCGACACCGCCTCCAGCCCCTCCGTGTCCACGAGTGCGCCGGCCGCCTCGACGATGCGGTCTCGGCTGAGGAGGGGCTTGCGCGGTCTGGCCATGCGCCACATAGTAGGGCCTGCCCGCCATAAACTACCGGTGCTAGTTAAAGGCTCCGGACGAGACGCCACGCCGCCCGGAGGTGCCCGGTGAACCTGGAGCTGAGCGAGGAGCAGAGCGCCGTACGCCGGCTCGCCCGGGAGTTCACCGAGCGTGAGGTCGCCCCGTACGCCGCCGCGTGGGACCGCGCAGAGAGCGTGGACCGGGCCATCGTGAAGAAGCTGGGGGCGCTCGGCTTCCTCGGCCTGACCGTCCCCGAGGAGTACGGCGGCTCCGGCGGCGACCACCTCGCCTACGTCCTGGTCACCGAGGAACTCGGACGCGGCGACTCCGCCGTGCGCGGCATCGTCTCCGTCTCCCTCGGCCTCGTCGCCAAGACCATCGCCGCCTGGGGGACCGAGGAGCAGAAGCGCGCCTGGCTGCCCCGCCTGTGCTCCGGCGACGCGCTCGGCTGCTTCGGACTGACCGAGCCCGGAACCGGTTCCGACGCCGGCAGCCTCACCACCCGCGCCGTGCGCGACGGGGGCGCGTACGTCCTGGACGGCAGCAAGATGTTCATCACCAACGGCACCTGGGCAGACGTGGTGCTGCTCTTCGCCCGCACCGGCGACGAGCCCGGCCACCGCGGGGTCTCCGCCTTCCTCGTCCCCACCGACACACCGGGCCTGACCCGCCGCGAGATCCACGGCAAGCTCGGCCTGCGCGGCCAGGCCACCGCCGAACTCGTACTCGACGGCGTCCGCGTACCCGCCTCCGCGATGCTCGGTCCCGAGGGCAAGGGATTCTCGGTCGCCATGTCCGCCCTCGCCAAGGGCCGGATGTCGGTCGCCGCCGGCTGTGTCGGCATCGCGCAGGCGGCACTGGACGCGGCCGTCTCGTACGCCGCCCAGCGCGAGCAGTTCGGCAGGCCGATAGCCCACCACCAGCTGGTCCAGGAGCTCATCGCCGACATCTCGGTCGACGTGGACGCGGCCCGGCTGCTGACCTGGCGGGTCGCGGACCTCATCGACCGCGGGCAGCCCTTCGCCACCGAGTCCTCTACCGCCAAGCTCTTCGCCTCCGAGGCCGCCGTGCGCGCCGCGAGCAAAGCCCTCCAGGTGCACGGCGGTTACGGCTACATCGACGAGTACCCGGCCGGCAAGCTGCTGCGCGACGCCCGCGTGATGACCCTGTACGAGGGCACCAGCCAGATCCAGAAGCTGCTCATCGGGCGCGCCCGCACCGGGGTTTCCGCCTTCTGAGCCGAAGAGCCGACCTCTCGGCCCCCGGGCACTCTCCGAGGTCGTCTGAGTACCCGCATGAGTACGCGTGCGGATGTGCCCGGCCCCGTCCGGCCCGATGCTCGACCCATGAACGAGACACCGGTCAAGCAGCAGAGCACGGGGGCGTACTACGGCCAGGCCGTCGCCTCCTTCGGCATCGCCATCGGCGCCGTGGCCGTGGGGATCTACAACATGGAGGTGGACGGCTGGGTCCGGGCCTTCCTCGGCATCGCGGTCCTGTACCTCACCACCTCGGCCTTCACGCTCGCCAAGGTGATCCGCGACCGTCAGGAGGTCACGCAGATCGTCAGCCGGGTGGATCAGGCCAGGATGGAGAAGATCATGGCCGAGTACGACCCCTTCTCGCCGAAGTAGTCGACTCGCGAACGCTAAGCGCTTGCTCACCCTCCGGTAGGGTGTCACTCCCCACACGGTGAAGAGGTGAGTGAGCGATGGACAGCGCGGAGGACACGGTCGACGGCTACCGGCCGTGGTCCGAGGTCACCCCCGACGCCGCGCGGCGGCTGCTCGTCGCCGCCGTCGACGCCTTCGCCGAGCGCGGGTACCACGCCACCACCACACGTGACATCGCGGGCCGTGCCGGCATGAGCCCGGCCGCGCTCTACATCCACTACAAGACCAAAGAAGAGCTGCTCCACCGGATCAGCCGGATCGGCCACGACAAGGCGCTGGAGATCCTCACCACCGCGGCCGACGGCCCCGGCTGCGCCGCCGAGCGGCTCGATGCCGCCGTACGGTCCTTCGTACGTTGGCACGCGGCGCACCACACCACCGCGCGCGTGGTCCAGTACGAGCTCGATGCTCTCGCCGCGGAGCACCGCTCCGAAATCGTGGCACTGCGCCGGCAGAGCGACGCCGCCGTACGCCGCATCCTCGCCGACGGGGTCGCGGCGGGGGAGTTCGACGTCCCCGACGTGCCGGGCACCACCCTCGCCGTCCTGTCGCTGTGCATCGACGTGGCCCGCTGGTTCAACGTGGCCGGGCAGCGCACGCCCGACGAGGTCGGCGCGCTCTACGCCGACCTCGTGCTCCGCATGGTGGCCGCGCGGCCGGGCCCGCAGAAGTAGAGAAGCGGGCGGCCGGCGGACTCCCGGAAGCGGAGCCGGACCTCAGAAGTAGTAGCGGGACACCGACTCCGCCACGCACACCGGCTTGTCGCCGCCCTCGCGCTCGACGGTGACCGTGGCCGTGACCTGTACGCCGCCGCCCGCCTCCACGACCTCCGTGATCACGGCGGTGGAGCGCAGCCGCGAGCCGACGGGCACCGGCGCCGGGAAACGCACCTTGTTCGTCCCGTAGTTGATGCCCATCCGCATGCCCTCGACCCGCATGATCTGCGGCACCAGGCTCGGCAGCAGAGACAGCGTCAGGTAGCCGTGCGCGATGGTGGAACCGAAGGGTCCGGTGGCGGCGCGCTCCGGGTCCACGTGGATCCACTGGTGATCTCCGGTCGCGTCCGCGAAGAGGTCGATCCGCTTCTGGTCCACCTCCAGCCACCCGCTGGGACCGAGCGGCTCGCCGATACCGGCGTGCAGCTCCTCGGCGGACGTGAAGACCCTCGGCTCGGCCATGCCCTGTTCCTGCCTCTCGCGAACCACTGACGGACGACTGACGGACGACTGACGGAGACTGACGAACGAATAAGCGCTTGCTCAGCATGCTGGGACCGCATGTGTATGTCAACGGACCTCCGACTACGCTCGGCGGGGTGCCGCAGATTCCCGAGAAAATCCATGAGCTCACCGTCGGCCAGCTGTCCGCCCGTAGCGGCGCGGCCGTCTCCGCGCTCCACTTCTACGAGGCCAAGGGCCTGATCAGCAGCCGCCGCACCTCCGGCAACCAGCGCCGCTACACCCGCGACGCGCTGCGCCGCGTGGCCTTCGTACGCGCCGCCCAGCGCGTCGGCATCCCCCTGGCCAGCATCCGCGAGGCACTGGCCCAACTCCCCGAGGAACGCACCCCCAACCGCGAGGACTGGGCCCGGCTCTCCGAAGCCTGGCGCGCCGAGCTGGACGAGCGGATCACCCGACTCGGCCGCCTGCGCGACCACCTGACGGACTGCATCGGCTGCGGCTGCCTCTCGATGGAGACCTGCGCGCTGTCCAACCCGGACGACGCCTTCGGCGAACGGCTCACCGGTTCGCGGCTGTAGTACCCGAGGACCCGCCTTCCGGATCATGCGGGATCGTTCCGGACCATGTCGGACCATGCGGGATGTTCCGGACCATGCCGGATCACTGCGCGAGCGTGCCGGATCGGATCAGCCCGCGGCCCCCTCCGGAACCAGTTCCCGGGCCGCGGCCACCAGTTCGGCGTTCGACCGCGCCGGCCGCCCGTCCGGCAGGCGCAGCACGTCCCCCGCGCCGGTCCGCGCGCCCGTCCCGCACCGCGCGGCCAGCCGCAGCACCGGCCAGGCGGCCGCGTCCCGCCCGTACAGCAGCACCGCCACCGGCGGCAGCCCGCGCAGCCCGGCCACCAGCGCCGGATCGGCCGTCGCGAGCTCGGCCGCGAGCCGGACCCGCCCGGGATCGCGCACCGGCCAGGCCAGGAACCGTGCCAACGGCTCCGGCCCGGCCGGCCCGCCCAACGGCACCACCGCGTCCACCGCCACCCCGCGCGCCAGCAGGACCTCCGCCAGCTCCCCGGCCCCCGGCTCCGCGAAGTGCACCACGGCCCGGTCCGGCAGCACCGTCCACGAGCGCACCCGCTCCCGCCGCCCCGCCGGATCGGGCTCGGTCCCGATGCTCGCGGACACCGACAGCGGTACGCCGACCCCGGCGCCCCGCAGCGCCTCCAGCACCGGCCCGACCACCCGCGGCGAGAGGCTCTCCCGCCCGCACGGGGTCCGCGGGTGCACCAGTACCTCCCCGGCCCCCGCGGCGACTGCCCGCACGGCCGACTCCGCCAGGTCCTGCGGCGACATCGGCACGGCCGGACCGTCGGCGGCGCTCCGGGAGCCGTTCAGCGAGACCGGCAGCAGCGGGTTCACGCGGCCCCTGCCGAGGGGGTGTCCGCCAGGGCCGGTCTCGGCACAACGATTCCGCAGCCCGCGCACACCGGGCCGTCCCACGCCCACGCCCCCGCCCAGGGGCCGACCGGAGCCACCACCGGCCAGCGCAGTTCGGTGTCCCCGCAGACCGGGCACGCCGATCCCGGCTCCGACTCCAGCGCCCGCACCAGCCGCCGCAGGACCTCGCCCAGTGCCCCCTCCGGCCGCACTCCCGGATCCGCGCACCGCACCACCGCGTCCCCGCTCCCGCCCCACGCCCACTCCGGCCGGCGCAGCCCGTGGTGCTTCTCCCGCCGGCGCCGCTCCGCGAACTGGCGCTCGTACTCCAGCCAGACCGCCCGCGCGTCCTCCAGCTCCTCCAGCGCCGCGACCAGCCGCAGCGGATCGGCCCCCCGGTCCTCGGGGGCGATCCCGTGCCGGTCGCACAGGTGCCACCACGTGGCCCGGTGCCCGTACGGCGCGAACCGTTCCAGGCAGCGGCGCAGCGAGTGGCGCCGCAGGGCCCGGTCGTTGCGCGCGTCGCGCACCTGGTAGGCCAGACTCCGGAAACCCGCCATGACACCATCACCTCCGCCGATGTGCCCAACATGCCCGGCCCGAGGCGGGCGCATGCGGGGGCGGTCGAGGCGTGCGGGTGGCACATGGCCGGAAGTCAGCGCCCCATGCGCCCCGCGGCCACCACGATCCGGGCCAGTTCCTCGTGGCAGATGTCGCTGTGCGCCCCCGAGGGGGCACCGCCGCGCCGCACCACGGAGCCCGCGTCCACACTGACGCAACCGGCCGCGGGGACCCCTTCGCGCAGGGCGGCGTCCAGGCTCAGCCGCGGTGCGCCGGGCACCGCCTGCACCCCGTCGTGTCCGATCGCGCCCCACCGCTCGTCGAAGCCGAGCAGTCCGGCCGAATCGCCCGCCATCCGGGAGGCCAGCGGATAGAAGACCTTGAGGGCCGAGTCGTGCGGGGAGTGGCAGGCCACCACCGGTCCGTCGACCCGGTGCTGGAGGCCGCGCAGGGCGCCGCCGCGGCCCTTGTCGTGGGGGAGCCGGTCGGCGAACGCGTAGTGGGAGAAGGCCCCTTGGAGCAGCGTGACGGATTTCAGGTACCGGGCGCCGACCGGCGCCGCGCGCAACGAGAACGACACCACCCGCGCTCCGAAGCTGTGTCCGATCAGGTGGAACCGCAGCGCCGGGCGGACGGCCGCCAGCTCCGCCAGCACCGGTCCGAGGCCGCGCTCGCCGACCAGGCCCGCCCGTTTCTTCATCTTGTAGTACGTCGCCTGTCGCAGCAGTTCCTTGGCGCCGCCCCACAGGCCGCGCAGCCCGCCGCCGACCGCGAGGCCCGGCCCGTCGCCGCCTTCACCGCCGTCACCGTCACCGCCGTCGGCGGCCGGACCGCCCGCCTCGACCAGGGCGCGCGCGAGGACCCGGCACACCTCCAGCACGTCGTCCGCGAAGATCGCGGGAACCGCCGGGGCGGCCGCCGTGGGCACCGCGTCCACCCCCGCCAACTCCCGTACGAGTGCGCCGAACTCGATGAAGGCGGCCTCCGACTCCGGCCGCTCCTCCAGCAGTTCCGCCAACCGGTCCAGCTCCGCCCGGCGGCCCGGCCAGAACTGCCCGAGCGCCTGGCGGGTGAGGGGGTCCAGTGCCGTACCGAAGCCGGGGTCGGCGAGGGCACCGGGCGGGTCGAAGTCCGGTATGGGCTCGTCCGAGAACCGCATCGCGGGCCAGACGACGCCCACGTAGCCCAGCCGGACCCCCGACCCGACCAGCCCCGGGAAGGGGGCGAAGAACCGGTCGTAGAGCCGGGTCGCGGTGGACCGGTCGCTGTTCCAGCCGTGCGCGAAGACCAGCAGGTCCGTGGCCTCCATCCGGGCCACCGTGCCCTGCGTGGCCCGGTCCACGTCCCCCTGGGAGTCGAAGGTCAGCTCGGCGTACGGCCCGGCCCCGATCCCGGCCCCGAACGCTGTCCGGAGCCCGGCCCCGATCCCGGCCCCGATCCCGATCCCTGCCCGGTGCCCCGCACCGGTGGTCCCGGTCCCGGTCCCGGTCCCGGCTCCGGTTTCCGCACTGACCCCGATCCGCGCACCGGTCCCGCCGCCGGTCCCGTCCCCGCTTCCCGCGCCGCTCCCGAATCCGCCACCGATGTCCGCCATGACGTCCCCCTCCACGCCGTGCCTCCGGTGCAGTCAGCATCCTGCTGCCGGGCCCGCCCGGCCAGCCCCCTGACGCGGTCGGCTCACGGATAGAGCAGGTACTTCTCCCGCACCGCGCCGAAGCGCGCCAGCCCCGCCGCCCAGTCGGCCGCGACCTCCTCCACCCCGGCCCCCGCGTCCACCATCGTCCGTACCCGGTCCGAGCCGGTCAGCCGGTCGATCCAGTGGTCCGTCCGCCAGGCGAAGCCGCTCCACGCCCGCCGCGCGGTGACCAGCAGTCCGATCCCGGCCCGTACCGGATCGAAGGCCTCCCGGTCGTGCACGATCAGCCGGACCCCGCCGCACACCTTCCCCACGTGCTTGGAGAAGGTCGGCGTGAAGTACGCCTCCCGGAACCACACCCCGGGCAGGCCCAGCTCGTTCGCCGCCTCCGCCCACCGCCGGTCGATGCCCTCCGCGCCCACCACCTCGAAGGGTGTGGTCGTCCCGCGCCCCTCGGAGAGGTTCGTCCCCTCGAACAGGCAGGTGCCGGCGTACGCGAGGGCCGTGTCCGGTGTCGGCATGTTCGGGCTGGGCGGCACCCAGGGCAGCCCGGTCTCCCCGAAGAACGACTCCCGCCGCCACCCGGACATCGCCACCGTCCGCAGCGTGACGGGCCGGTCGGCCAGGAACTCGCCGTTGAAGAGCCGGGCCAGTTCGGCCGTCGTCATCCCGTGCGCGAGGGCGATCGGCTCCCGGCCGACGAAGCTCGCGTACGGCCGCTCCAGCACGGGCCCCGCGGCCCGCCGGCCGCCCGCCGGGTTCGGCCGGTCGAGCACCACCACCGCCTTGCCGGCGAGCGCGGCCGCGCGCATGCAGTCGTAGAGGGTCCAGATGTAGGTGTAGAAGCGCGCCCCGACGTCCTGGATGTCGAAGACGACGGTGTCGATCCCGGCCGCCGTGAAGACGTCCGCGAGCCGCTGCCCGCTCTTGTCGTACGTGTCGTACACCGGAAGTCCGGTCGCCGGATCCCGGGAGGCGCCCTCGGAGTCCCCTGCCTGCGCCGTCCCGCGGAAGCCGTGCTCGGGCCCGAACACCGCGACCAGGTCGACCCGTTCGTCCGCGTGCAGGACGTCGACCAAGTGCCGGGCGTCGGGGGTGATCCCGGTGGGGTTGGTGACCACCCCGACCTTCTGCCCGGCCAGTACGCCGTACCCGTCCGCCGCGAGCTGCTCGAAGCCGGTGCGCACCCGGCCGGCGGCCCTCGGTGCGGCCGATCCGGCGGGCGCTGCGGCCCCGGCGCCGGCGGTCCCGGTCCCAGCCCCGGCTGCGGACCCGGCGCCCGCGGACCCGGCCGTCGTGCCGGCTCCCACCGCCCCCAGGGCGCCCGCCGATCCCATGGCCCCCGCCAGCCCCAGCACCCCGCGTCGCGACAGCGTCATCCGGCCACGCTACGAGTCGCGCCCCTTCCGCCCGGACATACCGACTGGTTAGTCTGCTCGCCGTCGGCAGATGAGCACGGTCGGATTCCGGCCGCACGAGAGGTGATCCCCGTGAACGCGTACCAGGACCAGCGAGTCGTCGTCACCGGCGCGGGCGGCGGCATCGGCGCCGCCCTCGCGCACCGCTTCGCGGCCGAGGGCGCCACGGTGGTGATCAACGACCTCGACCCGGCCAAGGCCGCCGCGGTGGCGGGCGCGATCGGCGACCGCGCGATCCCGGTGCCCGGCGACGCCTCCGCGATCGTGGCCGAGGCGCGCGAGGCCCTCGGCGGGACGGTCGACGTCTACTGTGCCAACGCCGGACTCGCCTCGGGCGGCGACGCCTTCGCCGACGAGGCCGTCTGGGAAGCGGCCTGGGACACCAACGTCATGGCCCACGTGCGCGCCGCGCGACTGCTGCTGCCGGACTGGCTGGAGCGGGAGAGCGGCCGCTTCGTGTCCACCGTCTCGGCAGCCGGGCTGCTGACCATGATCGGGGCGGCCCCGTACAGTGTCACCAAGCACGGTGCGCTCGCCTTCGCCGAATGGCTCTCGCTGACCTACCGGCACCGCGGTGTCCAG of the Streptomyces sp. NBC_01294 genome contains:
- a CDS encoding serine-threonine protein kinase — encoded protein: MADIGGGFGSGAGSGDGTGGGTGARIGVSAETGAGTGTGTGTTGAGHRAGIGIGAGIGAGLRTAFGAGIGAGPYAELTFDSQGDVDRATQGTVARMEATDLLVFAHGWNSDRSTATRLYDRFFAPFPGLVGSGVRLGYVGVVWPAMRFSDEPIPDFDPPGALADPGFGTALDPLTRQALGQFWPGRRAELDRLAELLEERPESEAAFIEFGALVRELAGVDAVPTAAAPAVPAIFADDVLEVCRVLARALVEAGGPAADGGDGDGGEGGDGPGLAVGGGLRGLWGGAKELLRQATYYKMKKRAGLVGERGLGPVLAELAAVRPALRFHLIGHSFGARVVSFSLRAAPVGARYLKSVTLLQGAFSHYAFADRLPHDKGRGGALRGLQHRVDGPVVACHSPHDSALKVFYPLASRMAGDSAGLLGFDERWGAIGHDGVQAVPGAPRLSLDAALREGVPAAGCVSVDAGSVVRRGGAPSGAHSDICHEELARIVVAAGRMGR
- a CDS encoding SDR family oxidoreductase, with product MIPVNAYQDQRVVVTGAGGGIGAALAHRFAAEGATVVINDLDPAKAAAVAGAIGDRAIPVPGDASAIVAEAREALGGTVDVYCANAGLASGGDAFADEAVWEAAWDTNVMAHVRAARLLLPDWLERESGRFVSTVSAAGLLTMIGAAPYSVTKHGALAFAEWLSLTYRHRGVQVHAICPQGVRTDMLTAAGSAGELVLAPTAIEPEAVADALFDGMEKGRFLILPHPEVADFYAARATEPDRWLSGMNHLQQKWETR
- a CDS encoding YiaA/YiaB family inner membrane protein gives rise to the protein MNETPVKQQSTGAYYGQAVASFGIAIGAVAVGIYNMEVDGWVRAFLGIAVLYLTTSAFTLAKVIRDRQEVTQIVSRVDQARMEKIMAEYDPFSPK
- a CDS encoding exo-beta-N-acetylmuramidase NamZ family protein — encoded protein: MTLSRRGVLGLAGAMGSAGALGAVGAGTTAGSAGAGSAAGAGTGTAGAGAAAPAGSAAPRAAGRVRTGFEQLAADGYGVLAGQKVGVVTNPTGITPDARHLVDVLHADERVDLVAVFGPEHGFRGTAQAGDSEGASRDPATGLPVYDTYDKSGQRLADVFTAAGIDTVVFDIQDVGARFYTYIWTLYDCMRAAALAGKAVVVLDRPNPAGGRRAAGPVLERPYASFVGREPIALAHGMTTAELARLFNGEFLADRPVTLRTVAMSGWRRESFFGETGLPWVPPSPNMPTPDTALAYAGTCLFEGTNLSEGRGTTTPFEVVGAEGIDRRWAEAANELGLPGVWFREAYFTPTFSKHVGKVCGGVRLIVHDREAFDPVRAGIGLLVTARRAWSGFAWRTDHWIDRLTGSDRVRTMVDAGAGVEEVAADWAAGLARFGAVREKYLLYP
- a CDS encoding 3-keto-5-aminohexanoate cleavage protein; the protein is MNPLLPVSLNGSRSAADGPAVPMSPQDLAESAVRAVAAGAGEVLVHPRTPCGRESLSPRVVGPVLEALRGAGVGVPLSVSASIGTEPDPAGRRERVRSWTVLPDRAVVHFAEPGAGELAEVLLARGVAVDAVVPLGGPAGPEPLARFLAWPVRDPGRVRLAAELATADPALVAGLRGLPPVAVLLYGRDAAAWPVLRLAARCGTGARTGAGDVLRLPDGRPARSNAELVAAARELVPEGAAG
- a CDS encoding TetR/AcrR family transcriptional regulator, which gives rise to MDSAEDTVDGYRPWSEVTPDAARRLLVAAVDAFAERGYHATTTRDIAGRAGMSPAALYIHYKTKEELLHRISRIGHDKALEILTTAADGPGCAAERLDAAVRSFVRWHAAHHTTARVVQYELDALAAEHRSEIVALRRQSDAAVRRILADGVAAGEFDVPDVPGTTLAVLSLCIDVARWFNVAGQRTPDEVGALYADLVLRMVAARPGPQK
- a CDS encoding MaoC family dehydratase — translated: MAEPRVFTSAEELHAGIGEPLGPSGWLEVDQKRIDLFADATGDHQWIHVDPERAATGPFGSTIAHGYLTLSLLPSLVPQIMRVEGMRMGINYGTNKVRFPAPVPVGSRLRSTAVITEVVEAGGGVQVTATVTVEREGGDKPVCVAESVSRYYF
- the soxR gene encoding redox-sensitive transcriptional activator SoxR, with the protein product MPQIPEKIHELTVGQLSARSGAAVSALHFYEAKGLISSRRTSGNQRRYTRDALRRVAFVRAAQRVGIPLASIREALAQLPEERTPNREDWARLSEAWRAELDERITRLGRLRDHLTDCIGCGCLSMETCALSNPDDAFGERLTGSRL
- a CDS encoding acyl-CoA dehydrogenase family protein, encoding MNLELSEEQSAVRRLAREFTEREVAPYAAAWDRAESVDRAIVKKLGALGFLGLTVPEEYGGSGGDHLAYVLVTEELGRGDSAVRGIVSVSLGLVAKTIAAWGTEEQKRAWLPRLCSGDALGCFGLTEPGTGSDAGSLTTRAVRDGGAYVLDGSKMFITNGTWADVVLLFARTGDEPGHRGVSAFLVPTDTPGLTRREIHGKLGLRGQATAELVLDGVRVPASAMLGPEGKGFSVAMSALAKGRMSVAAGCVGIAQAALDAAVSYAAQREQFGRPIAHHQLVQELIADISVDVDAARLLTWRVADLIDRGQPFATESSTAKLFASEAAVRAASKALQVHGGYGYIDEYPAGKLLRDARVMTLYEGTSQIQKLLIGRARTGVSAF